One segment of Rosa chinensis cultivar Old Blush chromosome 6, RchiOBHm-V2, whole genome shotgun sequence DNA contains the following:
- the LOC112170774 gene encoding receptor-like protein 3 has translation MCSELKVFCAGNNNLSGTLPEDMYNVTTLEQISLPLNSLYGVLSDGILNLTNLAILDLHFNQFSGVLPLHFGKLSKLELLILHFNNLKGSLPPSLMNCTRLMQINVGVNHFEGDLSTYNFSRLSRLRKLDLLKNQFTGTFPTSLYSCKSLKAIRLSANDIEGQIQPEILSLKSLSYLSLSFNRLTNITGAIKILMHCNSLIFLSLASSFEEEEVPADLGMTDFDGFQNLRFLDLSNNEVIGQIPIWLSKLKKLEVLNLNSNKFTGLIPSQLGTLPRLFYINLAFNLISGEFPKELCSLPMVVSQNNNLSTDDLELPIYTTNDGGKTAGQYNSLLYYPPSILLASNSITGNIPIEIGQLQLLHRLSLKNNFFFGKIPDQTSNLKHLAALDLSLNHFSGNIPASLTSLNFLAQFNVSYNNLEGQIPTGTQLQGFGASAFEGNPNLCGPPLPNKCQPLPNDGIDGDDNNSIDVNNEHEVPWFLVSVVPGFVVGFWAVCGSLIFIKTWRYAYFRFLDNAYDSLYVMIAMGIKRMKRRFNES, from the coding sequence ATGTGTTCTGAGCTCAAGGTGTTTTGTGCTGGGAATAATAACCTCTCAGGAACACTTCCAGAAGACATGTATAATGTTACCACTCTTGAACAAATTTCATTACCTCTCAATTCACTATACGGAGTCCTTAGTGATGGCATTCTCAATCTCACAAACCTTGCAATACTTGACCTCCATTTCAATCAATTCAGCGGTGTTCTTCCTCTCCATTTTGGGAAGCTTTCCAAGTTGGAACTGTTGATCCTTCATTTCAACAATCTAAAAGGTTCTCTGCCCCCATCTTTAATGAATTGCACAAGACTTATGCAAATAAATGTAGGAGTCAATCACTTTGAAGGGGATTTGTCCACGTATAATTTCTCCAGACTTAGTAGGCTTCGTAAACTTGACCTGTTGAAGAATCAGTTCACAGGTACATTCCCCACAAGCCTATACTCATGCAAGTCTCTCAAAGCAATTCGACTTAGTGCAAATGATATTGAGGGACAAATACAACCTGAAATTCTATCATTGAAATCCTTGTCCTATCTCTCACTTTCTTTCAATAGATTGACCAATATCACAGGGGCAATCAAGATACTCATGCATTGCAACAGTCTCATATTCCTATCCTTAGCATCTAGTTTTGAAGAGGAGGAAGTTCCAGCTGATCTTGGCATGactgattttgatggattccaAAATCTTCGATTTTTGGATTTGAGTAACAATGAGGTCATCGGTCAAATACCTATATGGTTATCTAAGCTCAAGAAGTTAGAGGTCTTAAATCtaaattcaaataaattcaCAGGGCTAATTCCAAGTCAGCTTGGGACTCTTCCTAGGCTCTTTTACATAAACTTGGCATTCAACCTCATTTCTGGGGAATTTCCAAAGGAACTTTGCAGCCTGCCAATGGTGGTATCTCAAAACAACAACTTGTCCACTGATGATCTTGAATTGCCTATCTACACCACGAATGATGGCGGCAAGACAGCTGGACAATACAATTCTTTGTTGTACTATCCACCGTCAATACTCCTAGCCAGCAATAGCATAACTGGAAATATACCGATTGAAATTGGCCAATTGCAGCTTCTCCATCGGTTGTCCCTTAAAAACAATTTCTTCTTCGGCAAGATTCCAGACCAAACATCCAACCTCAAACACTTGGCAGCATTGGATCTCTCCTTAAATCATTTCTCTGGAAATATACCGGCATCATTAACAAGCCTTAATTTCTTGGCACAATTTAATGTCTCATACAATAATCTAGAAGGCCAAATACCAACAGGCACTCAGTTACAAGGCTTTGGTGCATCTGCATTTGAGGGGAATCCCAATCTTTGTGGTCCTCCACTTCCAAATAAGTGTCAACCACTTCCAAATGATGGCATTGATGGAGATGATAACAACAGTATAGATGTCAACAATGAGCATGAAGTTCCATGGTTTTTAGTTTCTGTTGTGCCTGGGTTTGTTGTAGGATTTTGGGCAGTATGTGGTTCTTTGATATTTATCAAGACGTGGAGATATGCTTATTTCCGATTCCTCGATAATGCATACGATAGCCTCTATGTGATGATAGCTATGGGGATCAAAAGGATGAAGAGAAGGTTTAACGAAAGCTAG